In a genomic window of Microterricola viridarii:
- a CDS encoding M20/M25/M40 family metallo-hydrolase: MSDPSRIAAAAAELMPEVLERLERLVRIPSIAFPGFDPEPVHAMGAAVVELFTDAGVTGVSLLDVPDGYPCVYADIPGPAGSPTVLLYAHYDVQPAPPSQGWSSEPFEPITKADGRIYGRGAADDKSGLVIHYGTLKLLGGQLPCNLKILVEGEEETISHLEAFVEANPELFTADAYVIADIGPQRVGRPGLTTALRGDVACTVTVRTLANPVHSGMFGGAAPDALTAMIRILDTLHDENGDTVIPGVDSGRWSGAAMEEDVYREGSAILPDVEYLGTGTLSDRIWAKPSVTVLGMDLPNTAEASNVLLPEVTAKLSMRIVPGSDGDAQLEALMAHLRAQRPWNCQVEVEKVKVGHAFAVEESHPAIVAASTALTDAYGAPVESIGSGASIPLVASLQKVAPQGAIILWGAEDTAQSRIHASDESVDPGEIERMIAAQTLFILNLAEAARG, translated from the coding sequence ATGTCCGATCCCAGCCGCATCGCCGCCGCAGCCGCAGAGCTCATGCCCGAGGTGCTGGAGCGCCTGGAGCGTCTCGTGCGCATCCCCTCCATCGCCTTCCCCGGCTTCGATCCCGAACCGGTGCACGCGATGGGCGCGGCCGTCGTCGAGCTGTTCACGGATGCCGGGGTGACGGGCGTGAGCCTCCTCGATGTGCCAGACGGCTACCCGTGCGTGTACGCCGACATCCCCGGCCCGGCCGGCTCGCCGACCGTGCTGCTGTACGCGCACTACGACGTGCAGCCGGCGCCGCCCAGTCAGGGCTGGTCGAGTGAGCCATTCGAGCCCATCACGAAGGCCGACGGCCGCATCTACGGGCGAGGCGCGGCCGACGACAAGTCCGGCCTCGTCATCCACTACGGAACGCTGAAGCTGCTCGGCGGGCAGCTGCCGTGCAACCTCAAGATCCTGGTCGAGGGGGAGGAGGAGACGATCTCGCACCTGGAGGCGTTCGTGGAGGCCAACCCCGAGCTGTTCACGGCGGACGCCTATGTGATTGCCGACATCGGCCCGCAGCGCGTCGGGCGGCCAGGGCTCACGACCGCGCTCCGCGGTGATGTCGCCTGCACCGTCACGGTGCGCACCCTCGCCAACCCGGTGCACTCCGGCATGTTCGGTGGGGCGGCGCCCGACGCGCTGACCGCCATGATCCGGATCCTCGACACGCTGCACGACGAGAACGGCGACACCGTCATCCCCGGCGTCGACAGCGGGAGGTGGAGCGGCGCGGCCATGGAGGAGGACGTCTACCGGGAGGGTTCCGCCATCCTGCCCGACGTCGAGTACCTCGGCACCGGGACGCTCTCAGACCGGATCTGGGCCAAGCCGTCTGTCACGGTGCTCGGCATGGACCTGCCGAACACGGCGGAGGCCTCCAACGTGCTGCTGCCGGAGGTCACGGCGAAGCTCTCGATGCGGATCGTGCCCGGGTCGGACGGTGACGCCCAGCTCGAGGCGCTGATGGCCCATCTGCGCGCACAGCGCCCGTGGAACTGCCAGGTCGAGGTGGAGAAGGTCAAGGTGGGCCACGCCTTCGCCGTGGAAGAGTCGCACCCGGCGATCGTCGCAGCCTCCACCGCGCTCACCGACGCCTACGGCGCGCCCGTCGAGTCGATCGGCAGCGGGGCGTCGATCCCTCTCGTGGCCTCGCTGCAGAAGGTGGCGCCCCAGGGCGCGATCATCCTGTGGGGCGCAGAGGACACCGCGCAGTCCCGCATCCACGCCTCGGACGAGTCC
- a CDS encoding anaerobic C4-dicarboxylate transporter family protein — protein sequence MEIVLVVLQACVVIGAIVLGVRTGGLGLGLWGVVGTVVLVFAFQLPPGSIPVDAFFIIIAVITASSAMQAAGGIDYLVSIASKIIQANPKRLTYVAPLVAFVFTVLSGTSNIFFALIPVIYETSYRNGQRPERALAASTVTSGLGITASPVSAAMAAYLVLMEGTGYGLPQILLITVPAAVVACIVASFVQQRLGKDLLDDPVFLKRVEEGTVEVPAVLAERYAAKMGKSPVPAADATSAGASAGAPAGAAAEQPPAKAVLIEHPVPPGGMTAAMIFVAGTLLIVLLGLFPGLRPAFPDEEGELVPIGMSTVIEMIMFSVALVIILARRVKPSTVVEQPLLKSGFVAAVALFGIAWMADTFISANQETIIEPLGAMIEANPLLLAVALFIVCGLTTSQSATTNTMIPIALAAGLAPGIITAMWPSLIGVWLFPANGSQIAAVETDLTGSTKLTQVPVWHSFTIPMLVSWAAVVAAGLLIQLAIPA from the coding sequence ATGGAAATCGTGCTCGTGGTCTTGCAAGCGTGTGTCGTCATCGGGGCCATCGTGCTCGGCGTCCGGACCGGGGGCCTGGGCCTCGGGCTCTGGGGTGTCGTCGGCACCGTCGTCCTGGTCTTCGCCTTCCAGCTTCCGCCCGGCTCCATCCCGGTCGACGCGTTCTTCATCATCATCGCGGTGATCACGGCATCCTCCGCGATGCAGGCCGCCGGCGGCATCGACTACCTGGTCTCGATCGCCTCGAAGATCATCCAGGCGAACCCGAAGCGGCTGACCTACGTCGCACCGCTCGTGGCGTTCGTGTTCACCGTGCTCTCGGGAACGTCGAACATCTTCTTCGCCCTCATCCCCGTCATCTACGAGACCTCCTACCGCAACGGGCAGCGCCCGGAGCGGGCCCTCGCGGCCTCGACGGTCACCTCGGGCCTCGGGATCACGGCGAGCCCGGTCTCGGCGGCCATGGCCGCCTACCTCGTGCTCATGGAGGGCACGGGGTACGGGCTTCCCCAGATCCTGCTCATCACCGTGCCGGCCGCCGTCGTCGCCTGTATCGTGGCCTCCTTCGTGCAGCAGCGCCTCGGCAAGGACCTGCTCGACGACCCGGTGTTCCTCAAGAGGGTCGAAGAGGGCACGGTGGAGGTGCCGGCCGTCCTGGCCGAGCGGTATGCGGCGAAGATGGGCAAGAGCCCGGTGCCGGCCGCCGACGCCACCTCGGCTGGCGCCTCCGCGGGCGCCCCCGCTGGCGCCGCCGCGGAGCAGCCGCCCGCCAAGGCCGTGCTGATCGAGCACCCCGTCCCCCCGGGCGGCATGACCGCCGCGATGATCTTCGTCGCCGGGACCCTGCTGATCGTGCTGCTCGGCCTGTTCCCCGGCCTCCGCCCGGCCTTCCCGGACGAGGAGGGCGAACTGGTGCCGATCGGCATGTCGACGGTCATCGAGATGATCATGTTCAGCGTGGCCCTCGTCATCATCCTGGCCCGCCGGGTCAAGCCGTCCACAGTGGTCGAGCAGCCGCTGCTCAAGTCCGGCTTCGTCGCCGCGGTCGCCCTCTTCGGTATCGCGTGGATGGCCGACACCTTCATCTCGGCCAACCAGGAGACGATCATCGAACCGCTCGGCGCGATGATCGAGGCCAACCCGCTGCTGCTCGCCGTCGCCCTGTTCATCGTCTGTGGTCTGACGACCAGCCAGTCGGCGACGACGAACACGATGATCCCCATCGCCTTGGCCGCCGGCCTGGCGCCGGGAATCATCACCGCCATGTGGCCGTCCCTCATCGGCGTCTGGCTGTTCCCGGCGAACGGCTCGCAGATCGCCGCCGTCGAGACAGACCTCACGGGGTCGACCAAGCTGACCCAGGTGCCCGTCTGGCACTCGTTCACGATCCCGATGCTGGTGTCGTGGGCCGCGGTCGTCGCGGCCGGCCTGTTGATTCAGCTCGCGATTCCTGCGTGA
- the gltX gene encoding glutamate--tRNA ligase, with protein MSDANHPWSTATGSDVRVRFCPSPTGTPHVGMVRTALFNWAYARHTGGKLIFRIEDTDAARDSEESFHQLVDALTWLNLDWDEGVNVGGPHEPYRQSERTSLYLEVIQKLKVSGHVYESFSNAEEIDARNDAAGRARQHGYDNFDRTLTEEQRAAFRAEGREPALRLRVPDTDLSFTDLVRGEITFPAGSFTDFVVVRPNGAPLYTLVNPVDDALMGVTHVLRGEDLLSSTPRQIALYHALIDIGVTTFVPLFGHMPYVMGDGNKKLSKRDPESNLFHHRERGFIPEGLVNYLSLLGWSLSHDRDVFSIAELIAAFDIEDVNPNPARFDLKKAESINGDHIRMLDVVDFAARTVPYLEAAGILTAPLTPSQAATLAEAAPLVQERITLLGEAPGMLGFLFTDAAGLQYDEAALASLPANAGEVLAASLDALDRIPAAEWTHEQVQEALSAALITGLELKPRIAYGPLRVAVSGRKVSPPLFESMQILGKDDALARLNRLAASLQA; from the coding sequence ATGTCTGACGCAAATCACCCCTGGTCCACCGCCACCGGCAGCGACGTTCGTGTGCGCTTCTGCCCCTCGCCCACCGGAACGCCGCACGTCGGCATGGTCCGCACGGCCCTGTTCAACTGGGCCTACGCGCGCCACACCGGCGGCAAGCTGATCTTCCGCATCGAGGACACGGATGCCGCCCGCGACAGCGAGGAGAGCTTCCACCAGCTCGTCGACGCGCTCACCTGGCTGAATCTCGACTGGGACGAGGGCGTCAACGTGGGCGGCCCGCACGAGCCGTACCGGCAGTCGGAGCGCACCTCCCTCTACCTCGAGGTGATCCAGAAACTCAAGGTCTCCGGACACGTCTACGAGTCCTTCTCGAACGCCGAGGAGATCGACGCCCGCAACGACGCGGCCGGCCGCGCCCGCCAGCACGGCTACGACAACTTCGACCGCACCCTCACCGAGGAACAGCGCGCCGCCTTCCGCGCGGAGGGCCGCGAGCCCGCCCTGCGCCTGCGGGTGCCGGACACCGACCTCTCCTTCACCGACCTGGTCCGCGGCGAGATCACCTTCCCGGCCGGCTCGTTCACCGACTTCGTCGTGGTGCGCCCGAACGGCGCCCCGCTCTACACGCTGGTCAACCCCGTCGATGACGCGCTGATGGGAGTGACGCACGTGCTCCGCGGCGAGGACCTGCTCTCCTCCACCCCGCGCCAGATCGCGCTCTACCACGCGCTGATCGACATCGGCGTGACGACCTTCGTGCCGCTCTTCGGTCACATGCCCTACGTCATGGGCGACGGCAACAAGAAGCTCTCCAAGCGCGACCCGGAGTCGAACCTGTTCCACCACCGGGAGCGGGGCTTCATCCCGGAGGGCCTGGTCAACTACCTCTCCCTGCTCGGCTGGTCGCTCTCGCACGACCGCGACGTGTTCTCCATCGCGGAGCTCATCGCCGCCTTCGACATCGAGGACGTCAACCCGAACCCGGCTCGCTTCGACCTGAAGAAGGCCGAGTCGATCAACGGCGACCACATCCGCATGCTCGACGTCGTCGACTTCGCGGCGCGCACTGTGCCCTACCTCGAGGCTGCCGGCATCCTCACCGCCCCGCTCACCCCGAGCCAGGCCGCGACGCTGGCCGAGGCCGCCCCGCTCGTGCAGGAGCGCATCACGCTTCTCGGCGAGGCGCCCGGCATGCTCGGCTTCCTGTTCACGGATGCCGCGGGCTTGCAGTACGACGAGGCGGCGCTCGCCTCGCTGCCCGCGAACGCCGGAGAGGTGCTCGCCGCCTCCCTGGACGCGCTCGATCGTATTCCCGCAGCGGAATGGACCCACGAGCAAGTGCAGGAGGCGCTCAGCGCCGCGCTCATCACCGGCCTCGAGCTGAAGCCCCGCATCGCCTACGGGCCGCTGCGCGTCGCGGTCTCCGGGCGCAAGGTGTCCCCGCCGCTGTTCGAGTCGATGCAGATCCTCGGCAAGGACGACGCCCTCGCGCGTCTGAACCGCCTGGCCGCCTCTCTGCAGGCCTAG
- a CDS encoding NAD(P)/FAD-dependent oxidoreductase — translation MSDFDVAVVGAGPAGLSAALGLVRSRRTVLLVDSNRPRNAATLRSHGFLTRDGVPPLELRKLGREEFEAYPGANFHAGLVQRVQQDADGFRLSVRGIRGSSDLEATVGNIVVATGLIEKLPSVPSLRAWYGTDLHSCIECDGYEKRDAALALIGESGDLAERALLISQWSSDLIVFTNGAAAVTAAEQAALARRGVQVERRAIADVVGERGRMTGVLLEDGETIPREAGFVRPEWTPAIDYLDGIGVRLDDSGLIAVDGLGRTSVPGVYAAGDSTAPGPEQLIIAAGHGAQVAAALNRDLLGPLL, via the coding sequence GTGAGCGATTTCGACGTCGCCGTCGTTGGCGCGGGCCCGGCGGGGCTGAGTGCCGCGCTGGGGCTCGTGCGGTCCCGCCGAACCGTGCTGCTGGTCGACAGCAACCGGCCGAGGAACGCGGCGACGCTGCGCTCGCACGGCTTCCTCACCCGCGATGGCGTGCCGCCGCTGGAGCTGCGCAAGCTCGGCCGTGAGGAGTTCGAGGCATACCCCGGCGCGAACTTCCACGCCGGGCTCGTGCAGCGCGTGCAGCAGGACGCGGACGGCTTCCGGCTCAGCGTGCGCGGCATCCGCGGTTCGAGCGACCTGGAGGCCACGGTCGGCAACATCGTCGTGGCGACGGGCCTGATCGAGAAGCTGCCGTCCGTGCCGAGCCTGCGTGCCTGGTACGGCACCGACCTGCACAGCTGCATCGAGTGTGACGGCTACGAGAAGCGCGACGCCGCCCTCGCCCTGATCGGCGAGTCCGGCGACCTCGCCGAGCGGGCGCTGCTGATCAGCCAGTGGTCGAGCGACCTGATCGTGTTCACGAACGGCGCCGCCGCCGTGACCGCGGCAGAGCAGGCCGCGTTGGCCCGGCGCGGCGTGCAGGTCGAGCGGCGCGCGATCGCCGACGTAGTGGGGGAGCGCGGCCGGATGACGGGTGTCCTGCTCGAGGACGGCGAGACGATCCCGCGCGAGGCCGGCTTCGTGCGCCCGGAGTGGACCCCCGCCATCGACTACCTCGACGGCATCGGGGTGCGGCTGGACGACTCGGGCCTGATCGCCGTGGACGGCCTCGGCCGCACCAGCGTGCCCGGCGTGTACGCTGCAGGCGACTCGACGGCCCCCGGGCCGGAGCAGCTCATCATCGCGGCCGGGCACGGCGCCCAGGTGGCGGCTGCGCTGAACCGGGACCTGCTCGGACCGCTGCTCTGA
- a CDS encoding LysR family transcriptional regulator, giving the protein MRPPELEHDLDLDSHSLRVVNAIAEHGSITAAAEALGYSQPAISQHLKRLEARIGMPAIERVGRGVRLTEAGQVLARYALPVISALDAAAGELAELSGLRSGRVRLAAFPSASPTIVPRLLAAMNERHPGINISYIEAEPPEAVAAVRESRADLALTFSYRGDPHTESAHGLSVRALSREEMMLVLPAGHPLATSGTVDVSQLSGEAWIAGCPRCRGHLLELCDDSGFTPRIGYETDNFLAVMSMVAAGLGVAVLPTLAIESAGVPAGVVVRPTSKRNFRTIHVVGTPGARQVPAIAATLQMLAELTTSRNQESVRA; this is encoded by the coding sequence ATGCGGCCACCAGAACTCGAGCACGACCTCGACCTCGACTCCCACTCGCTGCGCGTCGTCAACGCGATCGCCGAACACGGTTCGATCACCGCGGCGGCCGAGGCGCTCGGCTACAGCCAGCCCGCGATCAGCCAGCACCTCAAGCGGCTGGAGGCGCGCATCGGCATGCCGGCGATCGAGCGCGTCGGCCGCGGGGTGCGGCTCACGGAGGCCGGCCAGGTGCTGGCCCGCTACGCCCTGCCCGTGATCAGCGCGCTGGACGCCGCGGCCGGCGAGCTCGCCGAGCTCAGCGGGCTCCGCTCCGGCCGGGTGCGCCTGGCCGCCTTCCCCTCTGCCTCGCCGACGATCGTGCCGCGGCTGCTCGCCGCGATGAACGAGCGGCACCCCGGCATCAACATCAGCTACATCGAGGCCGAGCCGCCCGAGGCCGTCGCCGCGGTGCGCGAGAGCCGGGCCGACCTCGCCCTCACGTTCAGCTACCGGGGCGACCCGCACACCGAGAGCGCGCACGGCCTCTCGGTGCGGGCGCTCAGCCGGGAGGAGATGATGCTGGTGCTGCCGGCCGGGCACCCCCTCGCGACATCCGGGACCGTCGACGTCTCCCAGCTCTCCGGCGAGGCGTGGATCGCCGGCTGCCCGCGCTGCCGCGGCCACCTGCTCGAGCTCTGCGACGACAGCGGCTTCACGCCGCGGATCGGCTACGAGACCGACAACTTCCTCGCCGTGATGAGCATGGTTGCGGCCGGGCTCGGCGTCGCCGTGCTGCCGACCCTCGCCATCGAATCGGCCGGGGTGCCGGCCGGCGTCGTGGTGCGGCCGACGAGCAAGCGCAACTTCCGCACGATCCACGTGGTCGGCACCCCGGGGGCCCGGCAGGTGCCGGCGATCGCGGCCACCCTGCAGATGCTCGCCGAGCTGACGACCAGCCGAAACCAGGAAAGTGTGCGCGCCTGA